A section of the Pseudorasbora parva isolate DD20220531a chromosome 2, ASM2467924v1, whole genome shotgun sequence genome encodes:
- the napsa gene encoding napsin-A: MNHFHLFAFLMWLLIEDSQGLIRIPLHKTRTVRRMLADNGKTIDEIKSMAKMSRERTSNVKFASPNTTASPTQLPPPVEKLTNFMDAQYFGVISIGTPPQDFTVLFDTGSSNLWVPSIHCSYLDLACWLHRRYNSKKSSTYVQNGTAFAIRYGRGSLTGFISQDTVTLAGLKVPGQQFAEAVKQPGIVFAVARFDGVLGMGYPAISVDGITPVFDSAMAAKILPQNIFSFYINRNPAGEVGGELMLGGFDQQYFDGELHYVNITRKAYWQIQMDKVQVGGTLTLCKSGCQAIVDTGTSMITGPVQEVRALQKAIGAIPLLMGEYWIDCKKIPSLPVVSFSLGGKMLNLTGEDYVMKVTHMGVSVCLSGFMAMDIPPPAGPLWILGDVFIGRYYTVFDREADRVGFAPVK, from the exons ATGAATCACTTTCACCTGTTCGCGTTTTTAATGTGGCTGTTAATTGAAGACAGCCAAGGACTAATCAG AATTCCTCTGCACAAGACGCGCACTGTGCGCCGCATGTTGGCAGACAATGGGAAGACTATTGATGAGATCAAATCCATGGCCAAGATGTCCAGAGAGAGAACCTCCAATGTCAAATTTGCAAGCCCTAATACCACAGCATCACCAACACAACTACCCCCACCTGTAGAGAAACTCACCAACTTCATGGAC GCCCAGTATTTTGGAGTGATCAGTATTGGCACCCCTCCTCAGGACTTCACTGTGCTGTTTGACACAGGATCATCCAACCTCTgggttccatccatccattgctCCTACCTGGATCTGGCATGCT GGCTGCACCGTCGCTACAACTCTAAGAAGTCGAGCACGTACGTTCAGAACGGCACTGCGTTCGCGATCCGGTATGGCAGAGGGAGTCTCACTGGCTTCATCAGTCAGGATACAGTCACT TTGGCAGGGCTGAAGGTGCCAGGCCAGCAGTTTGCAGAGGCGGTTAAACAGCCTGGGATTGTTTTCGCAGTGGCACGTTTTGACGGCGTCCTGGGCATGGGATATCCTGCCATTTCTGTAGATGGGATTACGCCGGTGTTTGACTCGGCCATGGCTGCCAAAATCCTGCCCCAGAATATCTTCTCTTTTTATATCAACCG GAACCCTGCAGGTGAGGTTGGAGGTGAGCTGATGCTGGGAGGTTTTGACCAGCAGTATTTCGACGGCGAGCTGCATTACGTCAACATCACTCGAAAAGCCTACTGGCAGATACAGATGGATAA GGTTCAGGTGGGTGGCACTCTTACCCTCTGCAAAAGTGGATGCCAGGCAATTGTTGACACAGGAACATCAATGATCACGGGGCCGGTTCAAGAGGTGCGGGCCCTGCAGAAAGCCATCGGAGCCATCCCACTGCTTATGGGAGAG TACTGGATTGACTGTAAGAAGATTCCATCACTTCCTGTTGTTTCCTTCAGCCTGGGAGGGAAGATGCTCAACTTAACTGGAGAAGACTATGTTATGAAG GTGACTCATATGGGTGTCAGTGTTTGTCTGTCTGGCTTTATGGCTATGGATATCCCGCCTCCCGCCGGGCCGCTGTGGATTCTGGGAGACGTGTTCATCGGACGCTACTACACTGTGTTTGACAGGGAGGCAGACCGCGTGGGCTTTGCACCTGTCAAGTAA